A genomic window from Salvia splendens isolate huo1 chromosome 11, SspV2, whole genome shotgun sequence includes:
- the LOC121756382 gene encoding uncharacterized protein LOC121756382 — protein sequence MRSKSWPLWETWKLIFGKDRASGRGSEDLEAAATQMRSQLAGGSQCNENDYYPSFEDFIDPNSPVAGNTDVNDTSSGNGGKEASINKTSSGSRKKESSDVVLMEFLGNLHAETNARLEMISARIGYDFDIGKARQDVFEKLGTVEGLTLPQRYLWCNILGDKPQRLEVFMGMPANARLGYVLCLIDEYRKEG from the coding sequence ATGCGCTCGAAGTCGTGGCCTCTTTGGGAAACCTGGAAGTTAATCTTCGGCAAAGACCGAGCATCTGGAAGAGGGTCAGAGGATTTAGAGGCTGCCGCAACTCAAATGCGTTCCCAACTGGCCGGTGGTAGTCAATGCAATGAGAACGATTACTACCCTTCGTTTGAAGACTTTATTGATCCAAATAGTCCCGTGGCTGGTAACACTGATGTGAACGATACTAGCTCGGGCAATGGCGGCAAAGAAGCGTCGATCAACAAAACAAGTTCTGGCAGCCGCAAGAAGGAGTCAAGTGATGTAGTTCTCATGGAGTTCCTGGGGAACCTTCATGCCGAAACAAACGCGCGTCTGGAGATGATTTCTGCACGAATTGGCTATGACTTTGACATAGGGAAAGCAAGGCAGGACGTCTTTGAAAAGCTTGGGACGGTGGAGGGCCTAACTCTTCCCCAGCGCTACCTTTGGTGCAACATTTTAGGCGACAAACCTCAGCGCCTCGAAGTGTTTATGGGGATGCCAGCCAATGCTCGACTTGGCTATGTTCTATGCCTCATTGATGAATACCGTAAGGAAGGTTAA